The Sorangiineae bacterium MSr11954 DNA segment CCTGCGCCTCTTTGGGCGAGAGCATGCGCGTGGCGAGGCCGCACTCGGACTGCAGCTTGACGCTCGCCTCGAGGGCGCGCCGCTTGTCCTCGGTGCGCGTGAGAAAGAGGTAGCCGCCTTGGCGCAGCCACACGTTGATCTTCATCTCGCTGGCGAAGTCCTGGCACATGCGGATGCTCTCGAGCATGAGCCGGATGTTCGCTTCGCTCGACCACTGGGCGCGCACGCCGCCGCCGTTTCGGCCGCTGGCGCCCCCGCAGAGGTAACCCTTGTCGAGCACCACCACGTCGGTCACGCCGCGGCGCGCGAGGTGGTACGCGATGGCCAGGCCCATGATGCCTGCGCCGATGATGACGACTTCGGCGTGGTCTTTCATCCGCTGTTTCCTTTTCGTTCGGCCCGCACGCGCGCCAGCGCGGTGAGCAAGGGCTCGTGGAGGTGCCCGTTGGACATGAGAAGCCCGCTGCTGTTCAGCAGCGACGGCGCGCGGTAGTCGATGGGATCGCCGTACGCGTCCGTGGTCGTTCCCCCCGCGGCGCGCACGATGGCCTCCGGCGCGCACGTGTCCCAGCGCCACCCGGCGTTCCCCAGGTGCGCATAAAGCTCGGCCTCGCCCGAGGCGATGGCCACCGCCTTGATGCCCGCGCTCCCCAGCGGCGAGACGTTGCCCACGCCCAAGTGCTCGGCCACCTCCACCAGTTCCTCCGAGGGCCGCGATCGCGAGGCCACCAGCCGCGCCGCGGCCATGGTCGCGATTTGGCTGACGCCAAGGGGTCTTCGGGTTCCATCGGCGAGCTGCTCGAAGGCGGCGATCCCATCGCCGCCGGCCCAGCGCCGATCCGTGGCCGGCGCGTGGATGACGCCGAGCTTCGCGCGTCCGTTCTCGGCGAGGCCGATCATCACGGCGAACTCGCCGTTCTTTTTCACGAAGTCGCGGGTGCCGTCGAGCGGGTCCACGAAGAAGACGGACGATGCATCGCGCCATCCTGCATAGGTCGCGGGATCGCTCTCCTCGGCCACCACCGGCACGCCGGGGAAGGCCTTTGCGAGCTCCTCGCAGATGATGCCGTTGGCCTCGCGATCGGCCACCGTGACCGGATCGTGGGCCGCTTTGTAGTCGACCGCGAAATCCGTCGCGTACACGCGCGCGATGGCCTTGGAGGCACGGGCGGCGATCCGGAGAAGCTCCTCGACGATTTGCAGGTTGGTTGCGGTTCGTTCGTCTTCGCTCATCACATCATGATTCCGACTTTGGCCAGGGTTCGCGGAAGGACGGCCATATCCGCGTCGGGAAGGTAGATGGGGCCACCGCCCGTTTCGCGCACGAGTTCTACTAGCTGATCCACGGTTCGAGGGCCGAGGATCGCGCACGATACCAGGTGGTTGGCCAGCACGAAGCGAATCGCGGCCGCGCGGAGCGAGCGCACGTTCCCTTTGACGAGGAAGCGCATGGCATCGAGCTGAGCAACGCGCCTTGCGAGCTCGTGCTTTTCCCAGCGCCTTTCCCGATGGTCCCCGGGCAAAAATGTCCGATCCTGGGTCCACGCATCGGAGAGCAGTCCGTAGGCGAGGGGAGAATGGGCGAGCACGCCGGCGCCGTACACCATGATTTCACCGGCCACGCGGTGCAGATCGGCCGAGTGAACGAGGTTGTACGACATGGAGATGACCTCGGCGCCCCGATCGAGCGCGGTCATCGCCGCCTCGGACTCGCCGGCGGACACGCCGATGTGGCCGATTTTTCCGTCGCGCTTCAAGGTCACCAGGGTGTCGAGGGCCTCGCCTGCGAGGAGGCACTCGACGCTGGGGTTGTGGAGCAAGTAGACGTCGAGGCGCTCGCGCCCGAGCCGCTTGAGCGAGCGCTCGACCGAATCGACCAGATAGGCGCGGTCGAAGCGCTTTCGGGGCGGGATGGTGCTGCGGTCGGTCCCGCCTTTGGTGACGACGACGAGGTCTCTGCTTTTGTAGGACCCCAGCGATTTCAAGGCCTTACCTAGCAGATGCTCCATGTGCCCGCCGCCGTAGGAGTCGGCGGTGTCGATCAAGGTGATCCCCACGTCGATGGCGCGGTGAATCACCCGCTCCGCGTCCGTGGGCTCCACGGGGCCGTAGGCTTCGCCCGCCAGGCCCCAGGTGCCGATTCCCATCTCCGAGACGAATAGCCCGGTCTTTCCAAGCGCCCGTTTTCGCACGATTAGCCCATCTCACACTTCCGTTCGACTTTCCAATCCGGGTTGAAGGTCCAGCCCACACCGGAAGGCTGGGTGCGGTAAACCCGGGCCGGGGGGCTTGACGGGAGGCTAGAAAACGAGCGATTTGAGCCCCCACCGGGAAAAGAGAACGGGACCAACTTAGAAACGAGGGGAGACCTTCGGGAGGCTGAACGATGCGAAAAGGACATGTGGCGCTGATTTTCGGGTTTCTCGTGAGCGCGTGCGGTGGGGGTGAGGAGGCAGCGCCGCCCCCGCAGACGCCGCCGCCCGCACCCGCCCCGGCGCCCGCGCCGGAGGCCCCCAAGGCCGAAGCCCCCAAGCCGGAAGTGAAGCCGGGTCTGGGCGAGCTCGAAGCCGCGACCAACAAGGCACTGGTCGAGGCGCTCAACGCCCACGACGCGAAGAAGGTCGCTTCGCTCTACGCGGAAGATGCCGTCATCACCATACCGGGCGTCTGGATCAACCACGGCCAGACGCAGGGCCGCGCGGACATCGAGAAGAGCACGCAGGCGTTCTTCGACGCCTTCAAGGACGTGAAGTTCTGGGTGAGCCGCGCGTGGGTGAAGCAGGACGTGGCTGCGCTCGAGTTCGGCTGGAGCGGAACGCACTCGGGTGACTACCTGGGCGTGAAGGCGAGCGACAAGCCGGCCGGCGCCGTCGGCGTGAGCCTCGTCACGTACGACAACGATGGGCACATCAAGCAAGAGAACCGCTACTCGGATCTCAACACGGTGTTCACCCAGATCGGCCTCGTGAAGGGCAAGGCCCGTCCGGTGCCGACCGCCGCGGCGTCGACCGAGGTGGTCATCGCCAAGGGCACGCCGGAAGAGGACAAGAACCTGGCGACGGTCAAGGGCCTCAACGGCGCCTTCGAGTCGAAGAAGGAAGCCGACTTCCTGACGCCGCTCGCGGACGACGTGGACTGGACCGACTACTCGCAGCCCGAGTCCACCAAGGGCAAGGACTCGGCGAAGAAGTTCTTCCAGGGCTTCGTGAAGACGTTCCCGGACGCGAAGAGCGATCAGACGGCCGCCTTCGGCGTGGGCGACTTCGTCATCCAGGAGACGAGCTTCGTCGGCACGCAGAAGGGCGCGCTCGGCCCCATCAAGGCGACGAACAAGCAGGTGAACCTGCACTCCGTCGACGTGATCCAGTTCAAGGACGGCAAGATCACCAAGGGCTGGTCGTTCGGCAACAGCATCGAGCTCGTGGGCCAGCTCGGCGTCTTCAAGCCGCCGGCACCGGCCGCCGCCAAGCCCGGCGCGGGCGCGAAGCCGGCCGACAAGGCCGCGAACGGCGCCGTCGGTGCCAAGGGCTCGAGCGCACCGGCTGCCGCGCCGAAGGCACCGGCCGCCCCCAAGAAGTAAGCGCGTTCGAAGCACGCAAAGCGGCGCCGTCTCACCCCCGTGGGCGGCGCCGGTTTCGTTTTGTGGCGCGAGCTGCCCGGCGTTTTTTGGGCGCGCGGCGCCTGGCGAGCTTGGGCGCCCGGGCGGCTAGGACGCGAGGAGGCCGCCGTCGAGCACGAGGGTGTGCCCGGTGACGTACGGGTTGGTCATGAGAAAGACGATCCCCTCGGCGATGTCCTCCGGCTGTCCGAAGTGGCGCGCGGGCAGCGACTCGGCGAAGGCGCGGATGGTCTCGCGCTGGTGCGTGTGGATGCGCGTGTCGACCACGCCGGGCATCACCACGTTCACGCGCACGGGGGCGAGCTCCAACGCCAGGGTCTTGCCGAAGCTCACCACCGACGCCGCCTCGGCCGCCAAGAGCGACATCCGCGGGATCGGCTTGGCCGCCGACGCGCCCGAGAGGAACGTGATCGAGCCACGCTCCTGCAAATGAGGGACGGCCGCCCGCGTGACATTCACGAAGCCTCGAAGCTTGTCGAAGCTGCGTTCGACCTGCTCCGGGGTGAGCTTCGTGATGTCCCCGGCGCGCGCGAGCTCGTCGGCCACCGCGGTGAGCACCAGATGATCGAGGGTACCGAGCCCGCCAAAGACGCGAAGGGCAGCCTCCGGATCCAGCATGTCCAACGCCACCGCGCGCGCCTCGCCCCCCACGCTCGTCGCGGCCTCGTCCACCTTGGCCTGCGAGCGACTCAGGAGGATCACCTTGGCGCCCCGCGCGGCCGCCGCCTTGGCCGTCGCCAGTCCGATCCCCGAGCTTCCTCCGACGATGGCCACCGTTCGATTCGTCAATTCGGTCATGCACGGACTTTGAGGGTGGCGCGCCGGACATTCCATGACACTTTATGCCAAATGCATGACCGTTCATCCGACGCGCCGCTGCCCCCCGATCCGCTGAGCGAGGTGCTCCAGGATTTGCGCCTCTCGGGCGTGGCGTATGGGCGATGCGAGCTGACCCGTCCATGGGGCATCGACTTTCCGCCCCAGCGCTCGGCGCGCTTTCACTTCGTGGCGAGCGGCGAGTGCTGGCTGCGCCCGCCGGCCTCTGCGCTGCCCACCGCGGGCGGCGGCGGCGCCAAGCGCGGACGCATCCGGCTCGGCCCCGGCGATGTGGCGCTCCTTCCGCTGGGCGCCGGGCACGAGCTCACCGACACCAGCCGGGGCGGCGGCACGAAGAGCATCGACGACCTTCCGCTCGAGGAGATCGGCGACCGGACGTACGTATTGCGCGAGGGCGGCGGTGGGGCGGAGACGCTCCTTTTCTGCGGCAGCGTCAACTTCGAAGAGCCGGCGGTGCACCCGCTGCTGGAGCTGATGCCCAAGGTGCTCTTGGTGCGCGACGCCGCGAAGAGCGACGCGACCCTCCCCGTGCTGCTCGAGACGATGGCGAGCGAAGTGCGCACCTTGCGCGTGGGCGCCGCCACTGTGCTCACGCGCCTGACGGAGGTGGTCATCACCCGGGTGATCCGCGCCTGGGTAGAGGGCCGCAGCGAGGACGCCACCGGCTGGCTCGCCGCCATCCGCGATCCGAAGATCGGGCTGGCGCTGGCGGCCATTCACCGGCACCCGGGCCGCCCGTGGTCGGTGGAGTCGCTCGCGGACGTGGCGCAGACGTCGCGCTCGATGTTCTCCGAGCGGTTCACCGCGGTGGTCGGCACCTCGCCCGCGCGCTACCTGGCGCGCTGGCGGATGCACGTGGCGAGCGGCTGGCTGCGCAGCGAGCGGCTCACGGTGTCGGAGGCCGCGTCACGTCTCGGCTACGACTCCGAGGCGTCGTTCAGCCGCGCGTTCAAGCGCGTCCTCGGGGTACCGCCGAGCGAGCTTCGCCGCATCGGGCGCGAAGATCGCGCGGGCGTCGCGCGCACGCTCCACGCGCGCGCCGAGCATCACGGCGAAGCAAATGCCCAATAGTGGTAGGCCGCAAAGGGCTGCGCGGCGCTGATTTCGACGGGGGTCTCGGCCTTCACTGCGTCCGGCGGGATCTCCAGCACCGTCTCCGTCCAGCTCGCGCTGGCCGCGAGGGTGACGGGCGGGAGCTCGCGCCCGGAGACCCGCACGCGCAGCACGTTGGCCGCCGCGCTCTCGAGCCGCGCCACCACCCGAACCTTGGCGCCGTCGCGCAGGTGCAGGACGAAGCGCTCCACGCGGCGGCCCGTGCGTCCTCCGTCGACGACGGTGGCCGGCCGTTCGCTCTCGGCCACGGCGTCCGAGCGAACGAGGTTCTGCCCGTCGCGCGCGCCCGCGAGATCGTAGGCGTGCTCCGCCTCGCTCGCGACGTCGGCCACGTCGAGCGCGTCCATGCGCTGCGCGTCGTCGAGCCCCGAGGTCCACGGCCGCTCGCCCGATCCGAGCAGCCGCCAATCGGCGAGGTAGGCGCGCATGGTGGTGCCGCCCAGCACCGTGGAGTCGAGGACCACCGCCTCGGTGAGCATCGCGCCCAGGACCGGATCGCACGCCATCCACTCGGGGTAGACGATGAAGTGCGTGGGGAGCCGCTTGGGATCGAGGGCGGCGAGCCGCTCGTAGTGCTCGAACCGTGAGCCGGGGCCGGCCACCCAATGACGGCCCTCTCCTGGCGTGGTGAGGCCGACCACGTCGAAGGTGGGCCGCTCGCTGAAATACGCGATGGCGCCCGTATCGTTGAGGCCAATGCGAACATCGCGCGGCAGGTTGGCCTTGGCCCAGCGCCCGAGCTTCACTTGCTGCCGATCGATGCCGCTCGCGCAATTGGCGATGTCGTCCAAGGTGCCGGAGAGCTTCGACGCAAAGAGCCCCACGAAGGTCCCGCCCAGGATGGGGGTGACGATGCGCCATCGGGGGCGAATGCGCGCGAGCCCATCGCCCGCGAGGCGCGCCAAGCACGCGAGCCCCACGAACCACCCGCTGGCAAACGGCCAGAGGTAACGAAGCCGGTTCCACAAAAACGACACGTAAAAACATGGAATGGCGATGCCCACCGCCAAGAGCACGATGAGCAGCGCGCGCCATCGCTGCTGCTCGCGCCACCCCAAAAAGGCGATGGACGCGAGCCCGAGGAGCCCCACCACCGCGCCCCCAGCCGGGATGAACTCGGCCGACCAAATCTTTCCGTTCAGGAGCGTGTCGTACAGGAGCTTGACGTTGTACTCCACCGCACCCCAGAGGGCGCCCCCGCCGTAATACGGATTGCCGACGAGC contains these protein-coding regions:
- a CDS encoding 3'(2'),5'-bisphosphate nucleotidase CysQ; the protein is MSEDERTATNLQIVEELLRIAARASKAIARVYATDFAVDYKAAHDPVTVADREANGIICEELAKAFPGVPVVAEESDPATYAGWRDASSVFFVDPLDGTRDFVKKNGEFAVMIGLAENGRAKLGVIHAPATDRRWAGGDGIAAFEQLADGTRRPLGVSQIATMAAARLVASRSRPSEELVEVAEHLGVGNVSPLGSAGIKAVAIASGEAELYAHLGNAGWRWDTCAPEAIVRAAGGTTTDAYGDPIDYRAPSLLNSSGLLMSNGHLHEPLLTALARVRAERKGNSG
- a CDS encoding aldo/keto reductase gives rise to the protein MRKRALGKTGLFVSEMGIGTWGLAGEAYGPVEPTDAERVIHRAIDVGITLIDTADSYGGGHMEHLLGKALKSLGSYKSRDLVVVTKGGTDRSTIPPRKRFDRAYLVDSVERSLKRLGRERLDVYLLHNPSVECLLAGEALDTLVTLKRDGKIGHIGVSAGESEAAMTALDRGAEVISMSYNLVHSADLHRVAGEIMVYGAGVLAHSPLAYGLLSDAWTQDRTFLPGDHRERRWEKHELARRVAQLDAMRFLVKGNVRSLRAAAIRFVLANHLVSCAILGPRTVDQLVELVRETGGGPIYLPDADMAVLPRTLAKVGIMM
- a CDS encoding ester cyclase; this translates as MRKGHVALIFGFLVSACGGGEEAAPPPQTPPPAPAPAPAPEAPKAEAPKPEVKPGLGELEAATNKALVEALNAHDAKKVASLYAEDAVITIPGVWINHGQTQGRADIEKSTQAFFDAFKDVKFWVSRAWVKQDVAALEFGWSGTHSGDYLGVKASDKPAGAVGVSLVTYDNDGHIKQENRYSDLNTVFTQIGLVKGKARPVPTAAASTEVVIAKGTPEEDKNLATVKGLNGAFESKKEADFLTPLADDVDWTDYSQPESTKGKDSAKKFFQGFVKTFPDAKSDQTAAFGVGDFVIQETSFVGTQKGALGPIKATNKQVNLHSVDVIQFKDGKITKGWSFGNSIELVGQLGVFKPPAPAAAKPGAGAKPADKAANGAVGAKGSSAPAAAPKAPAAPKK
- a CDS encoding SDR family oxidoreductase, with translation MTELTNRTVAIVGGSSGIGLATAKAAAARGAKVILLSRSQAKVDEAATSVGGEARAVALDMLDPEAALRVFGGLGTLDHLVLTAVADELARAGDITKLTPEQVERSFDKLRGFVNVTRAAVPHLQERGSITFLSGASAAKPIPRMSLLAAEAASVVSFGKTLALELAPVRVNVVMPGVVDTRIHTHQRETIRAFAESLPARHFGQPEDIAEGIVFLMTNPYVTGHTLVLDGGLLAS
- a CDS encoding AraC family transcriptional regulator: MHDRSSDAPLPPDPLSEVLQDLRLSGVAYGRCELTRPWGIDFPPQRSARFHFVASGECWLRPPASALPTAGGGGAKRGRIRLGPGDVALLPLGAGHELTDTSRGGGTKSIDDLPLEEIGDRTYVLREGGGGAETLLFCGSVNFEEPAVHPLLELMPKVLLVRDAAKSDATLPVLLETMASEVRTLRVGAATVLTRLTEVVITRVIRAWVEGRSEDATGWLAAIRDPKIGLALAAIHRHPGRPWSVESLADVAQTSRSMFSERFTAVVGTSPARYLARWRMHVASGWLRSERLTVSEAASRLGYDSEASFSRAFKRVLGVPPSELRRIGREDRAGVARTLHARAEHHGEANAQ